GGCCGCCGAGGCCGCGCACTTCGGACGCAAAACCGTTGCTCCATCGGACAAACTCTGGTCCGAGGCCAGCGACGCGATCGATGTCGTACGCCGCCTGTGGGACAGCTGGGAGGACGACGCGGAAATCCGCGACGCCGCGACCGGTCGGTTCATCGACCGCGACAAACTGCATTATGTCGACTTCTCCGGTGAGTTTTTCTCCGTACGCGGACCGTCGATCACTCCGCGGCCGCCGCAGGGCCATCCGCTGATCGCCGTACGCGTCGACGATCCGGAGGCGGTCGCGGTCGCCGCGCGGTGGGCCGACATCGTACGCACCGCGGCAAAAGACATCACCGAGGCGGCCGCGATTCGTGAGCGCGTACGCGCCGAGATCGCCGCCAACGGACGCGACCCGGACGAGGTCGCCTTCCTCGTCGACGTGGCGACGACCGTCGCCGAGACGGCCGCCGAAGCGACCGCGTTGGACGAAAGACTCAATGCCCGCAAGCATTTCACGCCACCGGGCCTGACCTTTGTCGGCGGCGGCGCGGAACTCGCCGAGCGGATCGAGGAATGGCGGGCGTACGTCGACGGATTCACCCTGTCGGCGGCCGTCCTGCCGCAGGGCCTGGAAGCGATCGTCGACCACACCATTCCGGTGTTGACCGATCGCGGCATCCATCCGCGGGCGTACCCGCCTGGGTCGTTCCGTGAGCGGTTTGGCCTGCGCCGGCCGGAAAACCAGTACGCGGAGGCGACATGACCAAGCAGATCCACCTCGCGGCGCATTTTCCCGGCGTCAACAACACCACGGTCTGGAGCGACCCGCGCTCCGGCAGCAACATCGACTTCAGCGGCTTCGTCCATCTTGCCAAGACCGCCGAACGCGGAAAGATGGACTTCTTCTTCCTCGCCGAGGGCCTGCGACTTCGCGAGCAGCGCGGCAAAATCCACGATCTCGATGTGGTCGGCCGGCCGGACACCTTCACCGTGCTCGCCGCTCTCGCGGCGGTGACCGAGAAACTCGGCCTTGGCGGCACGATCAACGCGACCTTCAACGAACCGTACGAGCTGGCCCGGCAGTTCGCCGCGCTCGACCACCTTTCCGGCGGCCGCGCGGCGTGGAACGTCGTCACCTCCTCTGACGCGTTCACGGGTGAGAACTTCCGTCGCGGCGGCTATCTCGACCATGCCGCGCGATATGACCGCGCGGCCGAGACGGTGCAGACGGCACGAGAGCTGTGGGACACCGGAGTCGGCGAGTTTTCCCACCAGGGCAGGCAGTTTGACATCCACGGCGAGTTCAACACACCGACTCCGCCGCAGGGACATCCGGTCGTCATCCAGGCCGGCGACTCCGACAGCGGCCGGGAATTCGGCGCGGCCACCGCGGACGCGATTTTCTCCGCCCATGGCACGTTGGCGGCCGGCCAGGCCTTCTACCGGGACGTGAAAGGCCGGCTGGCGAAATACGGGCGTACGCCCGACCAGCTGAAAATCCTGCCGGGCGCCACCTTCGTGCTCGGCGACACCGACGAGGAGGCGCGCGAAAACGCGCGACAGATCCGGTTGCGGCAGGTCGGTCCGCAGACCGCGATCGCCTTCGCCGAGCAGCTGTGGAACCGCGATCTTTCCGCGTACGACCCGGAAGGACCGCTGCCGGACCTCGAGCCGGCCGACGACGCCGTGTCGATTTCGCAGGGTCGCGCGCGTACGCACCGCGACCGGCTGACGAGCGTCGAGCGGTGGCGGCAGATCGCCGCGGAAAAGGGCCTCAACCTCCGGCAGACCGTCATCGAGGTCACCGGCCGGCAATCCTTTGTCGGCACACCGCGGAAAGTCGCTGAGGAGATCAACGCGTACGTGCAAAGGGACGCGGCCGACGGCTTCATCCTGATCCCGCACCTGACCCCGACCGGCCTGGACGAGTTCGTCGACAAGGTCATCCCGGAGTTGCAGGAACGCGGCGTCTTTCGCGGTGACTACACCGGAAACACCCTACGCGACCATCTGGACCTGGCGCCGGTCGGGCAGGACGACCGACGGAGCGGAGTGATCTCGGCATGAGCGAGGCTTTGACGCTGATCGGCCACCCACGGGCCGGCTCGCGCACCGGCGCGCTGGCGCGGGCGGTGGCGACCGCGATCGGTGGCAGCGTGCCCGGCCTGGACGAGTGGCGGACACTGGAGCTCGCCGAGGTCGTCCAGGTGCGGATCGCCGGCCAGCCCGACGACCGGCCGACGCCGCCGGCCACCGGCGACGATCCTTTCACGCTGGTGAAAAGCGCGCGGCTCGTGGTGGTGGCGACGCCGTCGTTCAAGGGGACCTACACCGGCCTGCTCAAGGCATTCATCGACCTGCTGCCGCCGGGACATCTCGGTGAGACGGTCGTGGTGCCGATCGCCGTCGCCGGCTCCGACGCGCACGTACAGTCCACATCGGACACTCTGCGCGCGGTGCTTGTCGAGGTCGGCGCGACCGTACCGGTGGTGCTGGGTGTGCCGGAGTCGGCGCTGGCCGAAAGTGACGCGATAGCACAGAAGTTCGTCGCCGATCGCGCCGCCGAGATCGCACGGGCGCTGGCATGAGCAGCCTGGCGGCCCTGGTGAGCGACGCCCGGCCGGACGGTGTCGACCTGATCTTCCGCGAGGTTTTCCGGCGGCACGCGGTCGGTGTCGCGGTCGTCACGGCCGGCGTCGACAAGCCGGTCGGTTTCACCGCGACCTCGCTGGTCTCGGTGTCGGCCGAGCCGCCGTTGCTCAGTTTCAACATTTCCAAAACGTCATCGAGCTGGCCGACCGTCTGCCGGTCGGAGCACCTGGCGATCCACCTGCTCGCCGAACACCAGGGTGCGGTGGCGACCGTCTTCGCGACCAGCGGCATCGACCGGTTTGCCGAGGTGCCGGGGTGGCGCCGCGGACCGTACCAGGTGCCGCTGCTGCCCGACGCGCTCGCACATCTGGTCGCTCGCGTGCACACTCGGATCGACGCCGGTGATCACGCGGTCGTGATCGCCGCGGTGCTCGACGGCGCGCACACGGACGCCGCGCCGCTGGTCGCGCACCAAGGTGGCTGGACCGGACTGCGGCAACGACAGGGAGACAGCAGATGACCCGACTGTCCATTTTGGACCTGTCGCCGGTCGGCGCTGGCGGCACTGCCGCGCAGGCCGTCCATAACAGCGTCGACCTGGCGCGAAAGGCGGAGGCGGCTGGATATCACCGTTATTGGCTGGCCGAGCATCACATCGCACCTGGCGTGGCCAGCTCGGCCACCGCGGTGCTGATCGGCCAGATCGCGGCCGCGACGAAGACGATCCGCGTCGGCTCCGGTGCCGTCCAGCTCGGCCATCACACCGCGCTGTCGGTCGCGGAGGAATTTGGCACGCTGGCGGCGTTTTACCCCGGCCGCATCGACCTCGGCCTCGGCCGCTCCGGCCACCGTAAGCCACCACCGCCCGGCGTGAGAATTCCGGAACCGCCGCGTGGCGAACGAAAGGTCGTCGACGGCCTGGTCGTTCCGGCCGGATTTCCGATCACGCCGATGGCCACCTCGCCGCGGCTGGTGTTGGAAAACCGGCTGATTCACCTGCCGGGCGCCGAGCCGGTCGATTACGGCGACGCCGTACACGACATTTTGGCCTTCCTCAACGGAAACTACAGCTTGGATGGGTTGGAGGCGCACGCCACGCCCGGCGAGGGCGCGGACGTGCAGCCGTGGATCTTCGGCAGCAGCGGTGGTGAAAGTGCGATCTTGGCTGGAAAGCTTGGCCTGCCCTTTGCTGCCAGCTATCACGTGGCGCCGGCCAAGGTGCTGGAGGCTGTGGCCGGCTATCGTGAGGCTTTCCGTCCGTCCGAACGGTTTCCGCGGCCGTACGTGGCGGTCAGCGCCGACATCGTGGTCGCCGACTCCGACGAGCGCGCCGCCGAGCTGGCTTCGCCGTATGGCCTGTGGGTCCTCAGCATCCGCTCCGGTCGCGGCGCGATTTCCTTTCCCACGCCGGAAGAAGCCGCCAAACATGAGTGGACCGACGAGGAACGCGAGCTGGTTGTCGACCGGCTGGACACGCAGTTTGTCGGCTCACCGGCGACGGTCGCGGAAAAACTGCGTACGCTCCAACGCGTCACCGGCGCCGACGAGCTCATCTTGACCACCATCACGCACGACTACGCCGACCGAGTCCGCTCACACCAACTCATCGCCGCCGAACTCGCCTGACGCGGCTCACGCGGAGAAAAGAATGCGGCCCCTCACGGGGCCACCCCGCTGGTCGTAGCCAGCATCGTCCTTCCAGCATACCCGACGTTCGCCGGTTTTTATCCACCTCTCTACGATTTGGCTGTCAGGCAATAGGCCCGCACGGGGAGGAGGCCGCCGAACGATGCCGACGTCGTGGCTTCATTGATGAGGCACATCTGCGCTCGTCTCTTTTACCGGACAGTGTGCATATCCCAGGCAAAGGACGTGCGTGTCGGCCAGCCACGTGGTGCGGTTGACGAGCCGCCGATTGGCGTGACCTCTCAGTTCCCCCAACAGTCTCTCAAGCGCGGGGTGGGCGTGAGCGTTGCAGGCGCGCGGTCAGGGACCGTACGGACCGGCGAAACGGCGGATGACTGGCGACCCCGGCTCCAACCAGCACCAGGGTCAGCCAGCCGAGTCCGACCATGGTCCCGGCGAGTACGTCGGTCAGCCAGTGCACGCCGAGATAGACGCGGCTGACCGACACCGCGACGACCATCGCACCGGCCGCCAGCGCGACGGTCAGCCGCGCCCACAGCGCGCGTACGAGGCAGCAGCCGACGAAGGCCAGCACGCTGTACGTCGACGCCGACAGCAGGGCGTGGCCGGACGGGTACGAGTAGCCGCCGGCGTTGGACAGCCAGAAGCCGTGCGGCGGCCGGGCCCGGTGGACCAGCACCTTGGCGGTCGTACTCACCAGCTCCGCGCCGACCAGCGTCACCAGCACCAACACCCCCGGCCAGATCGATCGCAGCCGCCACATCCCCAGCGCCGCCACCGCCAGCGCGACCACGACCAGGCCGGGACCGGCGCCGAGCGCGGTGACGGTGGCGAAGAAGCCGGTCAGCGGCGCGGCGCGGTGGTGTACGGCGAACGCGAGCACCGGCTGGTCCCAGCCGGCGATCCCGTCCCGCTCGTTGACCGCGTCCAGCAGCGCCAGGAACCCGAAGGTCAGCACGAGCAGCGCGATGACACCGGCCGCGACCAGCTGGCTGAGCCGCGGCCGGCTGGACCGGACGAGGGAGGTGCTCACGGCCAACCACACTACGAGCCGGACGCGAGTCGTTCGGCCGTTCCGTGCAGGACGGCGGCATACTGAGCCTATGCCGGTCGTACGGTTGATGGGACGCGCCTTCCACGAGATCTACCGGGTCGTCCGCGGCACGACGCCGACCCACCAGCACCTTCGCGAGCGGCTGGTCTTCC
The Fodinicola acaciae DNA segment above includes these coding regions:
- a CDS encoding LLM class flavin-dependent oxidoreductase, with product MPALSRPILGIAADAAGHHPAGWTQSSADPRTLLTAGYHVGLAQLAERGRFDFLTIADSFAPGPETDATASGRLDALLTAARVGPVTRHIGLLPTVTTTHTEPFHVSKSLATLDFVSLGRAGWQVEVSRTAAEAAHFGRKTVAPSDKLWSEASDAIDVVRRLWDSWEDDAEIRDAATGRFIDRDKLHYVDFSGEFFSVRGPSITPRPPQGHPLIAVRVDDPEAVAVAARWADIVRTAAKDITEAAAIRERVRAEIAANGRDPDEVAFLVDVATTVAETAAEATALDERLNARKHFTPPGLTFVGGGAELAERIEEWRAYVDGFTLSAAVLPQGLEAIVDHTIPVLTDRGIHPRAYPPGSFRERFGLRRPENQYAEAT
- a CDS encoding LLM class flavin-dependent oxidoreductase, with translation MTKQIHLAAHFPGVNNTTVWSDPRSGSNIDFSGFVHLAKTAERGKMDFFFLAEGLRLREQRGKIHDLDVVGRPDTFTVLAALAAVTEKLGLGGTINATFNEPYELARQFAALDHLSGGRAAWNVVTSSDAFTGENFRRGGYLDHAARYDRAAETVQTARELWDTGVGEFSHQGRQFDIHGEFNTPTPPQGHPVVIQAGDSDSGREFGAATADAIFSAHGTLAAGQAFYRDVKGRLAKYGRTPDQLKILPGATFVLGDTDEEARENARQIRLRQVGPQTAIAFAEQLWNRDLSAYDPEGPLPDLEPADDAVSISQGRARTHRDRLTSVERWRQIAAEKGLNLRQTVIEVTGRQSFVGTPRKVAEEINAYVQRDAADGFILIPHLTPTGLDEFVDKVIPELQERGVFRGDYTGNTLRDHLDLAPVGQDDRRSGVISA
- a CDS encoding NAD(P)H-dependent oxidoreductase; the protein is MSEALTLIGHPRAGSRTGALARAVATAIGGSVPGLDEWRTLELAEVVQVRIAGQPDDRPTPPATGDDPFTLVKSARLVVVATPSFKGTYTGLLKAFIDLLPPGHLGETVVVPIAVAGSDAHVQSTSDTLRAVLVEVGATVPVVLGVPESALAESDAIAQKFVADRAAEIARALA
- a CDS encoding flavin reductase family protein; protein product: MSSLAALVSDARPDGVDLIFREVFRRHAVGVAVVTAGVDKPVGFTATSLVSVSAEPPLLSFNISKTSSSWPTVCRSEHLAIHLLAEHQGAVATVFATSGIDRFAEVPGWRRGPYQVPLLPDALAHLVARVHTRIDAGDHAVVIAAVLDGAHTDAAPLVAHQGGWTGLRQRQGDSR
- a CDS encoding LLM class flavin-dependent oxidoreductase: MTRLSILDLSPVGAGGTAAQAVHNSVDLARKAEAAGYHRYWLAEHHIAPGVASSATAVLIGQIAAATKTIRVGSGAVQLGHHTALSVAEEFGTLAAFYPGRIDLGLGRSGHRKPPPPGVRIPEPPRGERKVVDGLVVPAGFPITPMATSPRLVLENRLIHLPGAEPVDYGDAVHDILAFLNGNYSLDGLEAHATPGEGADVQPWIFGSSGGESAILAGKLGLPFAASYHVAPAKVLEAVAGYREAFRPSERFPRPYVAVSADIVVADSDERAAELASPYGLWVLSIRSGRGAISFPTPEEAAKHEWTDEERELVVDRLDTQFVGSPATVAEKLRTLQRVTGADELILTTITHDYADRVRSHQLIAAELA
- a CDS encoding phosphatase PAP2 family protein, translating into MSTSLVRSSRPRLSQLVAAGVIALLVLTFGFLALLDAVNERDGIAGWDQPVLAFAVHHRAAPLTGFFATVTALGAGPGLVVVALAVAALGMWRLRSIWPGVLVLVTLVGAELVSTTAKVLVHRARPPHGFWLSNAGGYSYPSGHALLSASTYSVLAFVGCCLVRALWARLTVALAAGAMVVAVSVSRVYLGVHWLTDVLAGTMVGLGWLTLVLVGAGVASHPPFRRSVRSLTARLQRSRPPRA